A region of Solanum dulcamara chromosome 7, daSolDulc1.2, whole genome shotgun sequence DNA encodes the following proteins:
- the LOC129895677 gene encoding heavy metal-associated isoprenylated plant protein 19-like: MGEKKKKKPDEVVEAEFKISMYCQGCEKQIAKIISKIKGVEEFMTDMNKHRVVVKGRINADKVLKKLKKKTGKKVEMVTKKEDNKKKSEEKEGDLQLKQNPREIADALIIGYCGDSMLYTMFSDENANACSIM; encoded by the exons ATgggagaaaagaagaaaaagaaaccaGACGAA gtTGTGGAAGcagaatttaaaatttcaatGTATTGCCAAGGATGCGAAAAACAAATTGCCAAAATCATATCCAAAATCAAAG GGGTTGAAGAATTCATGACGGATATGAATAAACACAGAGTGGTTGTAAAGGGTCGAATCAATGCAGATAAAGTGTtgaagaaacttaagaagaagACAGGGAAGAAAGTGGAAATGGTGACTAAAAAAGAAGACAATAAGAAAAAGagtgaagaaaaagaagggGATTTACAATTAAAACAGAATCCGAGAGAAATTGCTGATGCTTTAATTATTGGATATTGTGGAGATAGCATGTTATATACAATGTTTAGTGATGAGAATGCAAATGCATGTTCAATTAtgtaa